TTTTTATATTTAATATATATAGAAAATTTTTTTTATCAAGAGGCGACTAAAACCCTGCGCCCCTGCTGCTTGCTTACCTGCGGTGAGCGCAGCTGCCGGATAGGGTGCGACAGCATCCATCGCTTTGACATAAAATTTCAACTTAATGTTGAAATGGAATTTGTATTCCAATATAGTGGTCTTGTAACCGGCGCATGGGGCGTCCCAGGACATCGACGCAGCAGCGGTGCCCGTCCCAAATCCCCGGTTGAGTGCTAAGAAAATGCTGGTCGCCTGGTAGCCGGCGCGTAGGGCATCTCAGGACACCGACGCAGTAGCGGTGCCGCCCTCCCAGCCCCGGCCGAGCGCCTCGCCCCGAGGAGGAATACCGATGAACGCAGTGCCTCTATCACTGCCCGTCAAGTCGCCCGGCTCTGCGCTGGTCGGCCGATCACGTTGCCTGGCCGTGGCAGCGGCGGTTTGATCCGCCGTTGTTGGCGGAACCGTCTTTGGCATGTCCCAGCTCAACCGGTGGCGCCCCTCCGCTGCGCACGGCAGCGGCGCGTGAAGCCGAGCCGTTCCTGGCGCAGGCGAGTCTGAACCGTCCCAAGGAGTGATCGATGAAAACCCTACGACTCACGATGGCTCAAGCCCTGGTCAACTATCTCTGTGCCCAGCGCGCGGCGGTGGGAGGCGAGGAGCTACCACTGTTCGCCGGGGTATGGGCCATCTTCGGCCATGGCAACGTTTCCGGGCTCGGCGAGGCGCTGTATGCAGTCCGCGACGCGATCCCCACCCTGCGCGCCCACAACGAGCAGGGTATGGCCCATGCTGCCATCGCCTTCGCCAAGGCGCGCGGGCGGCGCCAGATGATGGCTTGCACCACCTCGATCGGTCCCGGCGCTACCAACATGATCACCGCCGCAGCGCTGGCTCACGTCAACCGCCTGCCGGTGTTGTTGCTGCCGGGCGATACGTTCGCCACCCGCGCCCCCGACCCGGTGCTGCAACAGGTGGAGGACTTCGGCGATGCGACCGTTACCGCCAACGACTGCTTCCGCCCGGTATCGCGCTACTTCGATCGCATCACCCGCCCCGAGCAACTGCTCGCTAGCCTGCCGCGCGCCATCCAGGTGCTCACCGATCCAGCCGAGTGTGGTCCAGTGACGCTGTGCCTGCCCCAGGACGTGCAGGCCGAGGCCTACGACTATCCCGAGGACTTCTTTGAGGTGCGCGTGCACCGGCTGCGGCGGCCCGGCGCCGACGCCGAGGAGCTGCGCGCAGCCGTGGCCGTGCTGCGCGCGGCGCGCAAGCCGTTGCTCATCGCCGGTGGCGGCGTGCATTACAGCGATGCCTGCGCCGCCCTGGCCGAGTTCGCCGCGCGCTATGGCATCCCGGTGGCCGAGACCCAGGCTGGCAAGGGAGCGCTGCCCTGGAATCATCCCTGCAACGTCGGCGCCATCGGCGTGACCGGCTCGGCAGCGGCCAACGCGCTCGCTGCCGAGGCCGACCTGGTGCTGGCCGTGGGCACGCGCCTGGCCGATTTCACCACCGGCTCGCGGGCGGTGTTCTGCAATCCCGAGCTCAAGCTGCTCGGCCTCAATGTCGCGGCTTTCGATGCCGCCAAGCACCGTGCCATTCCGCTGGTGGCCGATGCCCGGCGCGGGCTGGAGGAGCTGGGCGCGGCGCTGGCCGGCTGGCGCGCGCCCGAAGCGTGGATGAGCAGGGCCGGTGCACTGATGGTCGAGTGGAACCAGGCGGTCGAGCAGGTCACCGCAGCCGATGACAACCCGCTGCCGAGCGATGCCCAGGTGCTGGGTGCGGTGAACCGCGCCGCCGGCAAGGACGGCGTGGTGGTCTGCGCCGCCGGCGGCCTGCCCGGCGAGCTGCAAAAGCTCTGGCGCACGGCCAGGCCCGGTGGCTACCACCTGGAATACGGCTATTCCTGCATGGGCTACGAGATCGCCGGCGGCCTGGGCGCGAAGATGGCCGACCCTTCGCGCGAGATATTCGTGATGGTGGGCGACGGCTCCTACCTGATGCTGAACTCCGAGCTCGCCACCAGCGTAATGCTGGGCCACAAGCTGGTGGTGGTGGTCCTCGACAACCGCGGCTTTGGCTGCATCAACCGTCTGCAGCAGGAATGCGGCGGGGCTCCCTTCAACAATCTGTTGCGCGACAGCCTGCAGGGTCCGGAAGGGGCGCCTGAGATCGATTTCGCCGCCCATGCACGGGCGCTCGGCGCCACGGCCGAGAAGGTCACCGGCATCGCCGAGCTGGAACAGGCCCTGGAACGGGCCAAGGCCGCCACGCGCACCTATGTCATCGTCATCGATACCGACCCCATGCCCACCACCCAGGAAGGCGGGTCCTGGTGGGATGTGCCGGTGCCAGAGACCTCCACGCGCGAAGAGGTCAGGCAGGCACGCCGCCGCTACCTGGCTGCCAAGCAGAAGCAGCGCTTCTGAACCCGAACCTCAATCAGGAGTTGACATGATGAGCGTACGTATCGGCACCAACCCCATTGCCTGGAGCAATGACGACATGCCGGAACTGGGCGGGCAGACCCCGCTGGAGGCGTGCCTGGCCGAGGGCAAACAGGCCGGCTTCGCCGGCTTCGAGCTAGGCCACAAGTTCCCGCGCGATCCCGAGCGGCTGTGCCCCATCCTGGACCAGCACGGCCTGGCCCTGGTCTCCGGCTGGTACAGCGCCCGTCTCCTGGAGCGCGAGGCCGAGGCCGAGATCGCCGCGCTGCAGGATCATCTCAATCTACTCAAGGCCATGGGCTGCACGGTCATGGTCTTTGCCGAAGTGAGCGGTTGCGTCCATGGCGAGCGTGGCGTGCCGCTGTCCAGGCGGCCGCGGATCGAAGCCGGCCAGTGGGCCGAGTTCGGCCGGCGCATGACCCGGGTGGGCGAGTACCTGCGTGACCAAGGCGTGGCCCTGGCCTACCACCACCACATGGGCACGGTGGTGGAGACCGAGGCCGAGATCGACCTACTGATGCAGAACACCAGCGAGGCCGTGGGGTTGCTGCTCGATACCGGACACGCCACCTTCGCCGGCGTCGACCCAGTGGCG
The sequence above is a segment of the Nevskiales bacterium genome. Coding sequences within it:
- the iolD gene encoding 3D-(3,5/4)-trihydroxycyclohexane-1,2-dione acylhydrolase (decyclizing) codes for the protein MKTLRLTMAQALVNYLCAQRAAVGGEELPLFAGVWAIFGHGNVSGLGEALYAVRDAIPTLRAHNEQGMAHAAIAFAKARGRRQMMACTTSIGPGATNMITAAALAHVNRLPVLLLPGDTFATRAPDPVLQQVEDFGDATVTANDCFRPVSRYFDRITRPEQLLASLPRAIQVLTDPAECGPVTLCLPQDVQAEAYDYPEDFFEVRVHRLRRPGADAEELRAAVAVLRAARKPLLIAGGGVHYSDACAALAEFAARYGIPVAETQAGKGALPWNHPCNVGAIGVTGSAAANALAAEADLVLAVGTRLADFTTGSRAVFCNPELKLLGLNVAAFDAAKHRAIPLVADARRGLEELGAALAGWRAPEAWMSRAGALMVEWNQAVEQVTAADDNPLPSDAQVLGAVNRAAGKDGVVVCAAGGLPGELQKLWRTARPGGYHLEYGYSCMGYEIAGGLGAKMADPSREIFVMVGDGSYLMLNSELATSVMLGHKLVVVVLDNRGFGCINRLQQECGGAPFNNLLRDSLQGPEGAPEIDFAAHARALGATAEKVTGIAELEQALERAKAATRTYVIVIDTDPMPTTQEGGSWWDVPVPETSTREEVRQARRRYLAAKQKQRF
- the iolE gene encoding myo-inosose-2 dehydratase yields the protein MMSVRIGTNPIAWSNDDMPELGGQTPLEACLAEGKQAGFAGFELGHKFPRDPERLCPILDQHGLALVSGWYSARLLEREAEAEIAALQDHLNLLKAMGCTVMVFAEVSGCVHGERGVPLSRRPRIEAGQWAEFGRRMTRVGEYLRDQGVALAYHHHMGTVVETEAEIDLLMQNTSEAVGLLLDTGHATFAGVDPVALIRRWGKRIKHVHCKDVRAEVLAQAKREDWSFLDAVIAGVFTVPGDGCVDFKAVLSALKETGYAGEWLVIEAEQDPAKANPLTYATLGYRNLSRLVAEVGL